The following are from one region of the Salicibibacter kimchii genome:
- a CDS encoding S41 family peptidase, producing MNVSGKWLVILASAIIIAGSGGVIAGVSLGEEGQDQNVAPQMNDENGESSSEEDWEKVHQAHDLIMEQYIDDVDESNLSEGAIEGMLDELDDPYSVYMDQETAGQFEESLDSEFEGIGAEVNMVNENVTIVSPIQGSPAEEAGLMPDDQILEIDGNPTEGQSLNEAVMDIRGEKGTSVALTIDRPSASDPFEVEVERDAIPMETVESRTIERDGETIGLLEIISFSTDTAQEFEEALNVLESEDIDGLLVDVRDNPGGYLNSVQDIGSLLLPEGETIVQIERPDGEVIATPATLEEEKDYPMAVLINQGSASASEILAAALNEAGGYDLIGETTFGKGTVQQGYQFDDGSEMNLSMSRWLTSDGNNIHEEGVEPTIEESQPEYFYTAALAVDDTLTFDDNNDQVRNAQYILEGLGFGPGRTDGYFDEQTEEAVVAFQQETDNLEESGEIDEETAQHLHSAIVDEIRDDENDRQLDTAIDHLVNEVS from the coding sequence ATGAACGTTAGCGGAAAGTGGCTCGTTATCTTAGCGAGCGCGATCATTATAGCCGGGTCCGGCGGGGTGATCGCGGGAGTCTCTCTCGGCGAAGAGGGACAAGACCAAAATGTTGCTCCGCAAATGAATGATGAGAACGGGGAATCTTCATCTGAAGAAGACTGGGAGAAAGTTCATCAAGCGCATGACTTGATTATGGAACAATACATCGACGATGTTGACGAAAGCAACTTGTCTGAAGGTGCTATCGAAGGGATGTTAGACGAGTTGGATGACCCCTATTCCGTTTATATGGATCAGGAAACGGCGGGGCAGTTTGAGGAATCGTTGGACAGTGAATTTGAAGGAATCGGTGCGGAAGTTAACATGGTGAATGAAAACGTAACGATTGTTTCGCCGATTCAGGGTTCACCGGCAGAAGAAGCCGGTTTAATGCCGGATGATCAAATTTTGGAGATAGATGGGAATCCAACGGAAGGCCAATCTTTGAATGAAGCGGTGATGGACATTCGCGGAGAGAAAGGCACTTCCGTTGCTTTGACGATCGACCGCCCCTCGGCTTCCGACCCATTTGAAGTTGAAGTGGAACGGGACGCGATTCCAATGGAGACGGTCGAAAGTCGAACAATTGAACGAGATGGCGAAACCATCGGTCTGCTTGAAATTATTTCCTTTTCCACGGATACAGCCCAGGAATTTGAAGAGGCATTAAATGTACTGGAATCCGAGGACATCGATGGACTGCTCGTCGATGTTCGGGATAACCCGGGCGGATATTTGAACAGTGTGCAGGATATCGGCAGTTTGTTACTCCCCGAAGGGGAGACGATCGTACAAATCGAACGGCCTGACGGAGAGGTTATAGCCACTCCTGCTACACTTGAAGAAGAAAAAGATTATCCAATGGCCGTGCTTATTAATCAAGGCAGTGCTTCTGCGTCGGAAATATTGGCAGCTGCTCTTAATGAAGCGGGCGGGTATGACCTGATTGGTGAAACTACGTTCGGAAAAGGTACGGTACAACAAGGATATCAGTTTGATGATGGCAGTGAAATGAATTTATCGATGTCGAGATGGTTAACCTCGGATGGCAACAATATTCATGAAGAAGGGGTGGAGCCAACGATCGAGGAAAGCCAGCCGGAATATTTCTACACGGCCGCCCTTGCTGTAGATGATACGCTCACGTTTGATGATAACAATGATCAAGTGAGAAACGCGCAATATATTTTAGAGGGATTGGGTTTTGGTCCGGGAAGAACCGATGGATATTTTGATGAGCAAACAGAAGAAGCGGTCGTTGCTTTCCAACAAGAGACGGACAATCTGGAGGAAAGTGGGGAAATCGATGAAGAGACTGCACAGCACCTCCATAGCGCAATCGTGGATGAGATTCGTGACGATGAAAATGATCGCCAACTCGATACGGCCATTGACCATTTAGTTAATGAAGTCTCTTAA
- a CDS encoding murein hydrolase activator EnvC family protein encodes MKRKKTLLLGSAFLIGLSGWLQPTYVGQAESVSELEEELDDIRESQQEAENEAGETEEELEGVEEELTEIEDEIREMDEKMSATIEEIGDKEAEIAEVEEENEQLKEEIAELEERIEERDERLKERAVTLYKNGNGTVEYIEVLFGAQSFGDFIDRIRTLSTIAEQDQDILDEHIADHEQLEENKKAVEENLATLESTLAELETLEANLDEQIEDKEVVMDGLDDEQRQLLDDMEEIENEEEILEQQAIATQNEIEREEEREREREREREKQQEREREREAEEAAVEEETEEETEKETETETGESQSEVSGNSGSGGGGTLARPASGPLTSEYGPRWGRMHNGIDIGGSGVPVNSAESGEVSHVGYMGGYGNTVMVTHQIDGQTLTTLYAHLASTNVSVGDSVSRSEQIGIMGNTGNTTGPHLHFEVHEGGWAGSGVNTVDPMKYL; translated from the coding sequence ATGAAAAGAAAAAAAACATTATTGCTTGGCTCCGCCTTTCTGATTGGATTATCCGGTTGGTTGCAACCAACATATGTCGGACAAGCAGAGTCCGTCAGTGAGTTGGAAGAAGAATTGGACGACATCCGTGAATCCCAACAAGAAGCGGAGAATGAAGCAGGAGAGACAGAAGAGGAGTTAGAAGGCGTAGAGGAAGAGTTGACGGAAATCGAAGATGAAATTCGAGAAATGGACGAAAAAATGTCCGCTACTATTGAAGAAATCGGAGACAAAGAAGCGGAAATTGCTGAAGTAGAGGAAGAAAACGAACAGTTAAAGGAAGAAATCGCTGAGCTTGAAGAACGTATCGAAGAACGAGATGAAAGATTGAAGGAAAGGGCCGTGACCCTCTATAAAAATGGAAACGGCACAGTAGAGTACATAGAAGTACTATTTGGCGCGCAAAGTTTCGGGGACTTCATAGACCGAATCCGTACCCTTTCAACGATTGCCGAACAAGATCAGGATATACTCGATGAGCATATTGCCGACCATGAACAACTTGAAGAAAACAAAAAGGCGGTTGAAGAAAATCTAGCAACCTTGGAATCTACGCTTGCAGAATTGGAAACGTTAGAGGCAAACCTGGACGAGCAAATAGAGGACAAAGAAGTTGTGATGGACGGGCTTGATGATGAGCAGCGTCAGTTGCTTGACGACATGGAAGAAATCGAAAATGAAGAAGAAATCTTGGAACAGCAAGCAATTGCCACACAAAATGAAATCGAACGAGAAGAAGAACGGGAACGTGAGAGAGAACGTGAAAGAGAAAAACAACAAGAAAGAGAAAGAGAACGAGAAGCTGAAGAAGCGGCAGTAGAAGAAGAGACAGAAGAAGAAACGGAAAAAGAAACAGAAACAGAAACAGGAGAAAGCCAATCGGAAGTATCCGGTAATTCCGGTTCCGGCGGAGGCGGTACGCTCGCAAGACCTGCATCGGGTCCATTGACTTCCGAGTATGGTCCGAGATGGGGCCGGATGCATAATGGCATTGACATCGGCGGCTCAGGTGTCCCGGTCAATTCAGCCGAATCAGGTGAGGTTAGCCACGTGGGGTATATGGGCGGATACGGAAATACGGTAATGGTTACGCATCAAATTGATGGGCAAACGCTCACGACATTGTATGCCCATCTGGCTTCCACCAACGTATCTGTCGGTGATTCGGTCAGTCGTTCGGAACAGATTGGCATCATGGGGAATACAGGGAATACGACAGGCCCCCATCTGCACTTCGAAGTACATGAAGGTGGTTGGGCCGGATCGGGAGTAAATACGGTCGATCCAATGAAGTACTTATAG
- the ftsX gene encoding permease-like cell division protein FtsX, translated as MKRSTFARHVREGVKNISRNGWMSFASISAVTIMLFVVGTFSLLILNMNSLASDVENEVEIRAFLEMDTDEDEQAEVMEDIANANAVEEVSYLDRDEGLDQFIDSLGSEGAVYESIRDENPLNDALVIEAAEPELTEAVATAIDEYAEVETVEYGESILNQLFTVTNYVRVIGAALIVGLLFTSIFLISNTIKLTIISRKDEIEIMKLVGATNRFVRTPFFIEGLLIGVIGALIPVVSLMVSYVYLHDFFDAQLPFITMVEPFPMIWQVALVLMGISVVVGILGSQMSVRKFLKV; from the coding sequence ATGAAGCGTAGCACCTTTGCGCGACACGTAAGAGAAGGGGTTAAAAACATTAGCAGAAACGGCTGGATGAGCTTTGCCTCCATCAGTGCCGTAACGATTATGCTATTTGTCGTTGGTACGTTTTCCTTGCTGATTTTAAACATGAACAGCCTAGCCTCTGATGTCGAAAACGAAGTTGAAATCCGCGCTTTTCTTGAAATGGACACCGATGAGGATGAACAGGCGGAAGTAATGGAAGACATAGCAAATGCCAATGCGGTGGAAGAGGTTTCATATCTTGACAGGGACGAAGGATTGGATCAATTTATCGACAGCCTTGGATCCGAAGGCGCCGTCTATGAAAGCATCCGGGATGAGAATCCCCTGAATGACGCCCTTGTGATCGAAGCGGCCGAACCGGAACTTACAGAAGCTGTCGCAACCGCCATCGATGAATATGCGGAAGTGGAGACGGTTGAATATGGCGAATCTATTCTTAATCAGTTGTTCACGGTCACAAATTATGTGCGCGTGATCGGCGCGGCTTTGATCGTCGGGTTGTTGTTTACTTCTATATTCCTCATTTCAAACACGATTAAACTTACAATCATTTCTCGCAAAGACGAGATTGAAATTATGAAACTCGTAGGAGCAACGAACAGGTTCGTGCGCACTCCCTTTTTTATCGAAGGGTTGCTCATCGGTGTGATTGGAGCTTTGATACCGGTCGTATCACTTATGGTCAGTTATGTTTATCTCCATGATTTTTTTGATGCGCAATTGCCTTTTATTACAATGGTAGAGCCCTTTCCAATGATTTGGCAAGTGGCGCTTGTATTGATGGGCATTAGCGTTGTTGTTGGTATTTTGGGGAGCCAAATGTCTGTGCGTAAATTTTTAAAAGTATAG
- the ftsE gene encoding cell division ATP-binding protein FtsE encodes MINMQGVRKTYQNGIQALNNMNIHIGKEEFVYVVGPSGAGKSTFIKLIIRELKPTEGTIYVNETNLGELRKKQIPYLRRKIGVVFQDFKLFPNMSVFENIAFALEVIGEPGNRIKPRVMEVLELVQLKDKARYKPRELSGGEQQRVAIGRAMVNKPAILIADEPTGNLDPETAWSIMGTLEDINHRGTTVVMATHNSHIVNKLKKRVIAIDSGNIVRDEMRGAYSYEA; translated from the coding sequence TTGATCAATATGCAAGGAGTACGAAAAACCTATCAAAACGGCATCCAAGCCTTAAACAACATGAACATACATATTGGGAAAGAGGAGTTTGTGTATGTTGTAGGCCCCAGCGGTGCCGGAAAGTCGACGTTCATTAAGCTAATCATCCGTGAATTGAAGCCGACAGAAGGCACTATTTATGTGAATGAGACAAACCTTGGTGAACTTAGAAAAAAACAAATTCCATATTTACGGCGCAAGATCGGGGTTGTTTTCCAAGATTTTAAACTGTTTCCCAACATGTCCGTGTTTGAAAACATTGCTTTTGCACTTGAGGTTATCGGTGAGCCCGGTAACCGCATCAAACCACGTGTGATGGAAGTGTTGGAACTAGTGCAATTAAAGGATAAAGCTCGTTATAAGCCGCGCGAGTTATCTGGCGGCGAACAACAACGAGTGGCTATTGGGAGAGCTATGGTCAACAAGCCGGCCATCCTGATCGCAGATGAACCGACCGGAAATCTTGACCCGGAAACGGCTTGGAGTATTATGGGTACTTTAGAAGATATTAACCATCGAGGCACTACTGTCGTGATGGCCACCCACAACAGCCACATCGTCAATAAATTAAAAAAACGGGTGATTGCCATCGATAGCGGCAACATTGTACGCGATGAAATGCGGGGTGCATACAGCTATGAAGCGTAG
- a CDS encoding c-type cytochrome, translated as MKKAMLVLGTAIFIIGGCGGQAGEEQEPAGDNNGGNGGADNGAEEEDNGETVDAGEGMDLYEENCMSCHGGDLEGGSGPPLEGHSADDVRAAIEEGPGSMPEDLVTGDDADAVAQYVEEEG; from the coding sequence ATGAAAAAAGCAATGTTAGTGTTAGGGACAGCGATTTTTATTATCGGTGGCTGTGGTGGTCAAGCAGGTGAAGAACAAGAGCCTGCCGGCGATAACAATGGTGGAAATGGCGGCGCCGATAACGGAGCCGAGGAAGAAGACAATGGCGAAACCGTTGATGCAGGAGAAGGAATGGATCTGTATGAAGAGAATTGCATGAGTTGCCACGGCGGGGACTTGGAAGGCGGTTCAGGTCCGCCGCTTGAAGGGCATAGCGCTGACGACGTTCGCGCCGCGATTGAAGAAGGCCCCGGTTCCATGCCGGAAGATCTTGTTACCGGTGATGACGCTGACGCTGTTGCTCAGTACGTAGAAGAAGAAGGCTAA
- a CDS encoding YitT family protein: MRRKKRREPAQGSARLLGNVLLVLGGSAIVAIAYNVFLLPNAIASGGLSGFATIVYQVFGLAPHITLYALNIPLFLLGILLLGGLRYGGMTLVGTLFLPFVVFLTQHWPPLTTEPLLAAIFGGVGVGMGLGLVFRSGASTGGTDLAAQIIHKYTGASLGAGVFIMDGLIVAAAAIAFSIEFALFALIGLFITGKTIDIVQTGFGYDKIAFIITEEQGKVKLAILNDVDRGVTKLQAYGGYTEDDRPMLMCVVNRNEIPLLRQVVQSIDRDAFIVVSNATEVLGRGFKMD; the protein is encoded by the coding sequence ATGAGGCGGAAAAAACGGCGCGAGCCGGCACAAGGTTCAGCGCGCTTGCTGGGAAATGTCCTGCTCGTTTTGGGCGGTTCAGCAATTGTGGCCATCGCGTATAATGTGTTTTTACTGCCGAATGCCATCGCCTCGGGCGGACTTAGCGGTTTTGCCACCATTGTATACCAAGTGTTCGGTCTTGCTCCGCACATCACCCTTTACGCCCTTAATATCCCACTGTTTCTATTGGGAATACTTTTGCTCGGCGGATTGAGATATGGGGGAATGACATTAGTGGGAACGTTGTTCCTCCCATTTGTCGTTTTTTTGACACAACATTGGCCGCCTTTAACGACAGAGCCTCTATTGGCGGCAATTTTTGGTGGTGTCGGTGTCGGAATGGGGCTCGGGCTTGTTTTTCGATCAGGAGCTTCTACGGGGGGCACCGACTTGGCGGCTCAAATCATCCATAAATATACAGGTGCTTCTCTTGGCGCCGGCGTATTTATCATGGATGGGCTAATCGTTGCCGCGGCTGCAATTGCGTTTAGTATCGAATTTGCGTTATTTGCACTCATTGGGCTTTTTATCACCGGTAAGACCATTGACATTGTACAAACCGGTTTTGGCTATGATAAAATTGCGTTCATAATCACGGAAGAACAGGGAAAGGTAAAACTAGCCATTTTAAATGATGTCGATCGTGGCGTCACCAAACTTCAAGCGTATGGAGGCTACACGGAAGATGATCGGCCCATGCTGATGTGTGTTGTGAACCGTAATGAAATTCCTTTGTTACGGCAAGTCGTACAAAGCATCGACCGTGACGCGTTCATTGTCGTTTCCAACGCGACAGAAGTGCTCGGGCGTGGTTTTAAAATGGACTAA
- the prfB gene encoding peptide chain release factor 2 (programmed frameshift) — protein sequence MDSAEIKTELTTMANRLAEFRGSLDLEAKENRIKELEEEMTVPGFWDNPDASKEVIDETNELKKTAYTFRKLDEELENLSVTQELLQEEDDEELRADLEQGLRSLSEQINQFELKMLLSDPHDEKNAIFEIHAGAGGTESQDWAKMLLRMYTRWAEKRNFKVETFDYSPGDEAGLKSVTLLIKGQDAYGLLKAEKGVHRLVRISPFDSSGRRHTSFASCEVIPEMDEDVNIEVAAEDLKIDTYRASGAGGQHVNTTDSAVRITHIPTNTVVQCQNERSQLKNREHAMKMLRSRLYQQELERQQQELDELRGTQSEIGWGSQIRSYVFHPYNMVKDHRTNHEVGNTEAVMDGAIDVFIDTYLRSRIT from the exons ATGGATAGTGCCGAAATAAAAACAGAATTAACGACAATGGCGAATCGTCTCGCGGAATTCAGGGGGTCTCTT GACCTTGAAGCGAAAGAAAACAGGATTAAAGAATTGGAGGAAGAAATGACGGTCCCCGGGTTTTGGGATAACCCGGATGCCTCCAAAGAAGTGATTGACGAGACTAACGAACTAAAGAAAACCGCTTATACATTTCGTAAGTTGGATGAAGAGCTGGAAAATTTAAGCGTGACCCAGGAGCTTTTGCAAGAAGAAGACGATGAGGAATTGCGAGCGGATCTGGAACAGGGGCTTCGGTCGCTTTCAGAGCAAATCAATCAGTTTGAGCTGAAAATGTTGCTGTCAGACCCCCATGATGAAAAGAACGCTATTTTTGAGATTCACGCCGGTGCCGGTGGCACAGAGTCCCAGGATTGGGCAAAAATGCTTCTCCGCATGTATACGCGCTGGGCGGAAAAGCGTAATTTTAAGGTGGAGACATTTGATTATTCGCCAGGGGACGAAGCCGGTCTGAAAAGCGTCACACTTCTTATCAAAGGACAAGATGCCTATGGGCTTTTAAAAGCGGAGAAAGGCGTCCACCGATTAGTCCGCATTTCCCCTTTTGATTCCTCGGGTCGGCGTCATACGTCTTTCGCTTCCTGTGAAGTGATACCGGAAATGGACGAAGATGTTAATATTGAAGTGGCTGCTGAAGACTTGAAAATTGATACGTATCGTGCAAGTGGTGCCGGCGGCCAGCACGTAAACACGACCGACTCTGCCGTAAGAATCACTCATATTCCGACGAACACGGTAGTGCAATGCCAAAATGAGCGATCGCAACTTAAAAACCGTGAACACGCGATGAAAATGCTGAGATCCCGTCTTTATCAACAAGAACTTGAACGGCAACAACAAGAGTTAGATGAGTTGCGCGGCACTCAAAGTGAAATCGGATGGGGCAGCCAGATTCGTTCTTATGTTTTCCACCCTTATAATATGGTGAAAGATCATCGGACCAATCACGAAGTCGGCAATACGGAAGCGGTCATGGACGGCGCGATCGATGTTTTTATTGACACATACTTGCGGTCAAGGATAACGTAA
- the secA gene encoding preprotein translocase subunit SecA, which yields MIGLIKKVIGDTDQRKTKKMQKTVDEIESYADEMKLLSDTDLAAKTENFKARYNAGEDLESLLPEAYAVVREASTRVLGLTPYPVQLMGGIVLHYGDTAEMKTGEGKTLVATMPVYLNALTGRGVHIVTVNDYLARRDSEDMGPLYNFLGLTVGINEKGMSKDEKREAYACDVMYGTNNEFGFDYLRDNMVLYPEQMVQRKLHYAIVDEVDSILIDEARTPLIISGSVEQSTEMYIQADGFVRLLKEEDDYTYEESSKNVRLTEEGVNKAENYFNLNNLFEQGNVQLTHNINQSLKAHRAMHRDDDYVVEEGDVVIVDQFTGRAMKGRRYGDGLHQALEAKEQLPIKKESMTLASITFQNFFRMYQKLAGMTGTAKTEEEELQNIYNMNVISIPTNEPIIREDKADLIYKTMDAKFKAVADDIKEIHQRGQPILVGTASVDTSEHVSNLLKKRRVPHDVLNAKHHANEAEIIKNAGQKNAVTIATNMAGRGTDIKLGDGVPELGGLFVIGTERHESRRIDNQLRGRSGRQGDPGVSQFYLSMEDVLMRRFGSENMQNMLNKMGMEEDTPLESRMVSRAVEQAQKRVEGHNFDARKQVLEYDDVMREQRDIIYEQRMEVLESDNLETIVQGMLNNVVDRTVARFTSEEEVPEDWDLAGLVADLNAMVLYNGDITQNDLHGLEQDEIQELVKGKAGANYKAKEAEISEEKMREFEKVIMLRAVDRKWMNHIDQMDQLRQGIHLRAYGQSNPLRDYRFEGYNMFDDMVASIEEEVSRYVIKARLTNNMQREAVVDESKSQAVHGNNNKDQEKKRKQPIRKAKQVGRNEPCPCGSGKKYKHCCGAQGA from the coding sequence ATGATCGGTTTAATCAAAAAAGTCATTGGTGATACAGACCAACGTAAAACGAAGAAGATGCAAAAAACCGTCGATGAGATCGAAAGTTATGCAGATGAGATGAAATTGCTCTCGGACACTGACTTGGCTGCAAAAACCGAAAACTTCAAGGCTCGATACAATGCCGGAGAGGATTTGGAAAGTCTCCTTCCGGAAGCATACGCCGTCGTTCGAGAAGCATCCACGCGTGTGCTCGGGCTCACCCCTTATCCGGTTCAATTGATGGGGGGGATTGTGCTCCACTACGGGGATACGGCGGAAATGAAAACCGGGGAAGGAAAAACATTGGTAGCAACGATGCCGGTGTATTTAAATGCTTTAACTGGTCGTGGGGTTCATATCGTCACCGTGAACGACTATTTGGCGCGTCGGGATAGTGAAGACATGGGTCCCCTTTACAACTTTCTTGGCTTGACGGTGGGGATTAACGAAAAAGGCATGTCCAAAGATGAAAAACGCGAAGCCTATGCCTGTGATGTCATGTATGGGACGAACAACGAATTTGGTTTTGATTATTTGCGTGACAATATGGTGCTCTATCCGGAGCAAATGGTGCAACGAAAGCTCCATTATGCCATCGTCGATGAAGTGGACTCCATCCTCATTGACGAAGCGCGAACGCCGCTCATCATTTCCGGATCGGTAGAGCAATCCACCGAGATGTATATACAAGCAGATGGATTCGTACGACTACTAAAAGAAGAGGACGATTACACGTACGAAGAATCATCAAAAAATGTCCGTCTGACGGAAGAAGGGGTCAACAAGGCGGAAAACTATTTTAACTTGAACAATTTATTTGAACAGGGAAATGTGCAACTGACCCACAATATTAACCAGTCCTTAAAGGCTCACCGCGCCATGCACCGCGACGATGATTATGTCGTGGAGGAAGGCGATGTCGTGATTGTCGACCAATTCACCGGGCGGGCCATGAAAGGCCGCCGTTATGGAGACGGTCTGCATCAGGCACTTGAAGCAAAAGAACAACTTCCGATCAAAAAAGAAAGCATGACACTTGCTTCGATAACGTTTCAAAACTTTTTTCGGATGTATCAGAAACTTGCCGGCATGACCGGGACGGCCAAAACAGAGGAAGAGGAGCTCCAAAATATTTATAATATGAATGTGATCTCCATTCCGACAAACGAACCGATTATCCGAGAGGATAAGGCGGATCTCATCTACAAAACGATGGATGCGAAATTTAAGGCCGTTGCCGATGACATAAAGGAAATCCATCAAAGAGGGCAACCGATTCTTGTCGGTACGGCAAGCGTAGATACGTCTGAGCATGTGTCCAATTTGTTGAAAAAAAGAAGGGTCCCCCACGATGTTTTAAACGCCAAACATCATGCCAATGAAGCGGAAATCATTAAAAACGCCGGGCAAAAAAATGCCGTTACCATTGCCACAAATATGGCCGGTCGTGGAACGGACATTAAATTGGGGGATGGCGTTCCCGAACTTGGCGGTCTTTTTGTCATTGGCACGGAGCGTCATGAAAGCCGCCGAATTGATAATCAATTACGCGGTCGTTCCGGACGCCAGGGTGACCCGGGGGTTTCCCAATTTTACCTGTCGATGGAAGATGTACTCATGCGCCGATTTGGTTCGGAAAACATGCAAAACATGCTGAATAAAATGGGCATGGAAGAGGACACTCCTTTGGAAAGCCGAATGGTCAGCCGTGCCGTGGAGCAAGCGCAAAAGCGCGTGGAGGGGCATAACTTCGATGCGCGTAAGCAAGTCCTTGAATACGATGATGTCATGCGGGAACAACGGGATATTATCTACGAACAACGGATGGAAGTATTGGAATCGGACAACTTGGAAACGATCGTTCAAGGCATGCTCAACAATGTCGTAGACCGAACGGTTGCTCGTTTCACCTCGGAAGAAGAAGTTCCGGAAGACTGGGACTTGGCCGGTTTAGTAGCGGATCTGAACGCGATGGTTCTTTATAATGGCGACATTACGCAAAATGATTTGCATGGCTTGGAACAGGATGAGATACAGGAACTCGTTAAAGGAAAGGCCGGGGCAAATTACAAAGCGAAAGAAGCAGAGATTAGCGAAGAAAAAATGCGGGAATTTGAGAAGGTCATTATGTTGCGGGCTGTCGACCGTAAATGGATGAATCATATTGATCAGATGGACCAGCTTCGTCAAGGCATTCACTTACGGGCATACGGACAAAGCAATCCGCTTCGGGATTATCGTTTTGAAGGATATAACATGTTTGACGACATGGTCGCCAGTATCGAAGAAGAAGTCTCGCGTTATGTGATAAAGGCACGTTTGACGAACAACATGCAACGGGAAGCAGTCGTGGATGAAAGCAAGTCGCAAGCGGTGCACGGAAATAATAACAAAGACCAAGAGAAGAAGAGAAAACAACCGATTCGGAAAGCGAAGCAAGTGGGAAGAAATGAACCCTGCCCGTGCGGAAGCGGGAAAAAATACAAACATTGCTGTGGGGCTCAGGGAGCTTAA
- the hpf gene encoding ribosome hibernation-promoting factor, HPF/YfiA family, producing MNYNIRGENMEVTPSLREYVEKKVGKVERYFDTPPVADVHVRMHVQNNQQHSIEVTIPMTRLLLRAEEDHSDMYAAIDLVVEKLERQIRKHKTKVNRKFRQSGTKDVFKNEMGVTQLENGWSEEDDDSEFELVRTKRFNLKPMDAEEAVLQMDMLGHSFFVFSNAESGGTNVVYRRKDGRYGLIEPEA from the coding sequence ATGAATTACAATATCCGTGGAGAAAACATGGAGGTAACGCCATCATTGCGAGAATATGTGGAGAAAAAGGTGGGCAAGGTGGAACGGTATTTTGATACACCTCCGGTCGCCGATGTTCACGTAAGAATGCATGTCCAAAATAACCAGCAACATAGCATTGAGGTAACGATTCCCATGACTCGCCTTCTTCTGCGTGCCGAAGAGGACCATTCGGACATGTACGCAGCCATTGACCTTGTCGTAGAGAAACTGGAAAGGCAAATCCGCAAACATAAAACCAAAGTAAACCGTAAGTTTAGGCAGAGCGGCACGAAGGATGTATTCAAAAATGAAATGGGCGTAACACAACTGGAGAATGGCTGGTCGGAAGAAGATGACGATTCCGAATTTGAACTTGTGCGTACAAAACGTTTCAATCTTAAGCCGATGGATGCGGAAGAAGCCGTGTTGCAAATGGATATGCTCGGTCATTCGTTCTTCGTCTTTTCCAATGCAGAAAGTGGAGGAACAAACGTAGTTTATCGAAGAAAAGATGGACGGTACGGCTTAATTGAACCGGAAGCTTGA
- a CDS encoding DUF6612 family protein, with product MRYKLGFLTLLIISLLTACNDNGSSKEISDEKDEEQHNAMTEETVNLTEILEQSVETMSNLDSFAVTMTTKQDVAFHEETSRTESTTNTIVTYAPFAYHEETTIVEEDEGGEMSMETYFTQDGFYSYESFLDEWAKFPEDIEGDIRELSARQQDPERLLEILITQMAEDSMEVKDEQDHYAITAEGNTEGLQEMSAAITSTLDGGMDMVLEDIQSIVDVNDMNYELLIDKETYAFQEFNAHIDMDFEAEEGQNVASQQTIKTSYGSFNEINEITVPEHVKNAADEIDFQLDLDEDND from the coding sequence ATGAGATATAAACTTGGTTTCCTTACACTGCTCATCATATCCCTCCTTACCGCCTGCAATGATAATGGGAGCTCAAAAGAAATTTCGGACGAAAAAGATGAAGAACAACATAATGCAATGACGGAAGAAACCGTTAATCTAACAGAAATCTTGGAACAGTCCGTCGAAACGATGAGCAACCTGGATAGCTTTGCAGTTACCATGACAACCAAGCAAGACGTAGCTTTTCATGAAGAGACGTCTCGCACCGAAAGTACTACGAACACAATCGTAACCTATGCCCCTTTTGCTTATCATGAAGAAACAACCATCGTTGAAGAAGATGAGGGCGGGGAAATGAGCATGGAAACATATTTTACGCAAGATGGCTTTTATTCCTATGAATCATTCCTGGACGAATGGGCGAAATTTCCCGAGGATATAGAAGGGGATATAAGGGAGCTGTCTGCCCGGCAACAAGATCCGGAACGCCTGCTGGAAATTCTAATAACGCAAATGGCTGAGGACAGCATGGAAGTGAAAGACGAGCAGGATCACTACGCCATCACTGCGGAGGGAAATACAGAAGGTTTACAGGAAATGAGTGCAGCGATCACTTCTACTCTTGATGGCGGCATGGATATGGTCCTAGAAGACATTCAATCCATCGTTGACGTGAACGACATGAATTATGAGCTATTGATTGACAAAGAAACGTATGCCTTTCAGGAGTTTAACGCTCACATAGATATGGACTTTGAGGCAGAAGAAGGGCAAAACGTCGCTTCCCAACAAACAATAAAAACATCTTATGGCTCCTTCAACGAAATCAATGAGATCACCGTTCCCGAACACGTGAAAAATGCCGCCGATGAGATCGATTTTCAACTGGATTTAGATGAGGACAATGACTAA